Within the Gracilinema caldarium DSM 7334 genome, the region TGTCAAGAAAAACAGACAATTATTAAAGACTATTTTTTTATACAATTGTCATGCAATTTGCTATGCGGTTTGTTAAGTTACAGAAAATTGCACTTAAAATCAAAAGATGGAAGGCAAGGTTTTCTAAATATTTCTCTATTTTGAAAACCAATTAATAAGGCATTGATTAGTGGTACACAATTATGATGGAAAATGAATTACTAAATTTACTCGGTCATAACATTCGACAGACCCGTATCGAAAAAGGCCTTTCACAGTATGGTTTAGCATTAAAAACAGGAATGGCAGCCAATTCTATTAATGATATAGAGAATGGAAAACGTTGGGTTTCAGCAAAATCATTATCTAGAATAGCAAATGCCTTAGAAGTTGAGCCTTATATTTTCCTCCTTCCAAAATCATTTCGAATTAATGATGGAATTACTAGTATTAAATTATATGATGACGAAATGATTAAAGCTATCCAATCAGCTATAAAAGAAGTCAGAAAACGTTATAATATCGATTCCGATTCTTGATATTATAAAATAGTGAAAATTTTTCATATAATTTTCATTAAATAGCGATAAAAGCTTGATTTTTCTAATTTGTAAGCTGTATGATTTTTCAATCATGAATATGCAATCCTTCTTTTCAATTGGAAGATTAGTTCCCCGAACCTTCGAAATTGGGAAAGCATTTCCCTACTCCCGGGAAAGTTTTGCTAAAGATCTTGTATCTGGCTTTACAGTCGGTATTGTAGCCCTGCCGCTGGCCATGGCCTTTAGTATCGCCGCCGGCGCATCCCCTGCCCAGGGCTTATACACGGCAATCCTCGCAGGTTTCTTCATCAGTTTCCTCGGCGGAAGCCGCTACCAGATCGGCGGGCCTACCGGTGCCTTTGTGGTCATTATTTTCGGTGTCATTTCCCGACATGGGATGGAGGGGCTCGTACTGGCGACGATCCTCGCAGGACTTATGCTGATTGCAATGGGACTTTCCGGCCTAGGCCGGCTCATCAAATTTATCCCCTATCCGGTAACCACGGGTTTTACAACCGGTATTGGGCTGCTCATTTTTTCCCAGCAGGTCAAAGATTTTCTTGGACTAAAAATAGAAAAGGTATCTCCCGAATTTTTTGAAAAATGGGCTCAGTATTTTGAGCATATGGGCACCTTTGACCCATTAACCCTCTTTGTAGGATTACTCACCATTACGATCATCATTCTGATCCGGCGCTTTTTCCCTCGAATTCCCGCGTCAGTAGTAGGAGTAGGCTTCACCACCCTGATATGTTTTATCTTTTCCCTGCCAGTAGAAACCATAGGATCCCGGTTTGGGGGCATTCCCTCAACATTACCCATTCCGACCCTGCCGGAATTTCATTGGAGTACAATGAAAGCCGTTTTCCCCGATGCAATCACCATCGCACTCCTTGCGGCAATCGAATCCCTGCTCTCCGCAGTTGTAGCCGATGGTATGACCGGAGACCGGCATAATGCCAACATGGAACTGGTGGCTCAGGGAGTAGGCAACATTGCCAGTGCCCTCTTTGGGGGTATCCCTGCAACAGGAGCCATTGCCCGGACAGCAACAAATATCAAATCCGGAGCTCAAAGTTCTGTGGCTGGTATGGTACATGCCGTAACCCTGCTCCTCTTTATGCTGTTTTTGGCACCGGTGGCTTCGGTGATACCCCTGGCAAGCCTTTCGGCGGTCCTTATGGTGGTAGCATGGGATATGAGCGAACTGCACCGCTTTGTCAGAATTATCAAAAAGTCGCCCCGCAGCGACATGCTGGTGCTCCTCACGACCTTTGTATTAACCGTCGTGATTGACCTGACCGTTGCGGTAGAGGTTGGTGTTGTCCTTGCGGCATTCCTTTTTCTGAGGCGAATGGTAGAAACCGCAGAGATTAAACCCGGGACTCCTGGTGTGGGCGCAGAAATCGTCTATGGCAGCTCTCCAGCGCAGCCCCATGAACAGCCAAAGCATCCCAAGGATGTAGAAATATACGAAATTACCGGCCCCTTCTTCTTTGGGGTAGCGGACCTCCTGCAGGACACCCTCATGACCTTAGAGAAAAAACCCCGGGCGTTTATTCTACGGCTTCCCCAGGTGCCAGCGGTCGACTCCACCGGTATTGCAGCCCTGGAGTCCTTCCTGAGTTATTGTAAAAAGCACGGGATTCAGCTCTATCTTTCCGAGGTTCGTGAGCAACCCATGAAAGCCCTGGAACGATCCGGTTTTATCGAAGCCCTGGGATCCCAGTATATCGTATCCAGCCCTGAACAAGTCCTG harbors:
- a CDS encoding SulP family inorganic anion transporter, with the translated sequence MNMQSFFSIGRLVPRTFEIGKAFPYSRESFAKDLVSGFTVGIVALPLAMAFSIAAGASPAQGLYTAILAGFFISFLGGSRYQIGGPTGAFVVIIFGVISRHGMEGLVLATILAGLMLIAMGLSGLGRLIKFIPYPVTTGFTTGIGLLIFSQQVKDFLGLKIEKVSPEFFEKWAQYFEHMGTFDPLTLFVGLLTITIIILIRRFFPRIPASVVGVGFTTLICFIFSLPVETIGSRFGGIPSTLPIPTLPEFHWSTMKAVFPDAITIALLAAIESLLSAVVADGMTGDRHNANMELVAQGVGNIASALFGGIPATGAIARTATNIKSGAQSSVAGMVHAVTLLLFMLFLAPVASVIPLASLSAVLMVVAWDMSELHRFVRIIKKSPRSDMLVLLTTFVLTVVIDLTVAVEVGVVLAAFLFLRRMVETAEIKPGTPGVGAEIVYGSSPAQPHEQPKHPKDVEIYEITGPFFFGVADLLQDTLMTLEKKPRAFILRLPQVPAVDSTGIAALESFLSYCKKHGIQLYLSEVREQPMKALERSGFIEALGSQYIVSSPEQVLEMLSK
- a CDS encoding helix-turn-helix domain-containing protein, with the translated sequence MMENELLNLLGHNIRQTRIEKGLSQYGLALKTGMAANSINDIENGKRWVSAKSLSRIANALEVEPYIFLLPKSFRINDGITSIKLYDDEMIKAIQSAIKEVRKRYNIDSDS